Proteins found in one Streptococcus mitis genomic segment:
- a CDS encoding beta-N-acetylhexosaminidase has product MVRFTGLSSKQTQAIDLLTKHISLPDVEVAVAQSDQASISIKGEGGHYQLTYRKLHQLYRALSLLATSLAEGDKVEIEEQAAYEDLAYMADCSRNAVLNVASAKQMIEVLALMGYSTFELYMEDTYQIEGQPYFGYFRGAYSAKELQEIEAYAQQFDMTFVPCIQTLAHLSAFVKWGVKEVQELRDVEDILLIGEEKVYDLIDGMFATLSKLQTRKVNIGMDEAHLVGLGRYLILNGVVDRSLLMCQHLERVLDIADKYGFHCQMWSDMFFKLMSADGQYDRDVEIPEETRVYLDRLKDRVTLVYWDYYQDSEEKYNRNFRNHHKISHDLAFAGGAWKWIGFTPNNHFSRLIALEANKACRANDIKEVIVTGWGDNGGETAQFSILPSLQIWAELSYRNDLDRLSAHFQTNTGLSVEDFMQIDLANLLPDLPGNLSGINPNRYVFYQDILCPLLDRHMTPEQDKPHFAQAAEILADIKEKAGNYAYLFETQTQLNQILSSKVDVGRRIRQAYQEGDKESLQEIARQELPKLRSRIEDFHALFSHQWMRENKVFGLDTVDIRMGGLLQRIKRAESRIEAYLAGQLDRIDELEVEILPFTDFYADKDFAATTANQWHTIATASTIYTT; this is encoded by the coding sequence ATGGTAAGATTTACAGGACTTAGTTCCAAACAAACTCAGGCAATCGACTTGCTGACAAAGCACATTTCTCTACCAGATGTAGAGGTAGCTGTCGCTCAGTCTGACCAAGCCTCTATCTCTATCAAGGGTGAGGGTGGCCACTATCAATTAACTTACCGCAAACTCCACCAACTTTATCGTGCCTTGTCCCTGTTGGCAACATCCCTAGCAGAAGGTGACAAGGTAGAGATTGAGGAACAAGCAGCTTATGAAGATTTAGCCTATATGGCAGACTGTTCTCGAAATGCGGTGCTGAATGTGGCTTCTGCCAAGCAGATGATTGAGGTCTTGGCTCTCATGGGCTACTCAACCTTTGAGCTCTACATGGAAGATACCTACCAGATTGAAGGGCAGCCTTACTTTGGCTATTTCCGTGGAGCCTACTCAGCTAAGGAATTGCAGGAAATCGAAGCCTATGCCCAGCAGTTTGACATGACCTTTGTGCCTTGTATTCAGACCTTGGCCCACTTGTCAGCCTTCGTCAAATGGGGTGTCAAAGAAGTCCAGGAGCTCCGTGATGTGGAGGATATCCTCCTTATCGGCGAAGAAAAGGTTTACGACCTGATTGATGGCATGTTTGCGACGCTATCTAAACTGCAGACTCGCAAGGTCAATATCGGGATGGACGAAGCCCACTTGGTTGGTTTAGGACGCTACTTGATTCTGAACGGTGTTGTGGACCGTAGTCTCCTCATGTGCCAACACTTGGAGCGCGTGCTGGATATTGCTGATAAATATGGTTTCCACTGCCAAATGTGGAGCGATATGTTCTTTAAACTTATGTCAGCAGATGGCCAGTACGACCGTGATGTGGAAATTCCAGAGGAAACGCGTGTCTACCTAGATCGTCTCAAAGACCGTGTGACCTTGGTTTACTGGGACTATTATCAGGATAGCGAGGAAAAATACAATCGCAATTTCCGCAACCATCACAAGATTAGCCATGACCTTGCCTTTGCAGGTGGTGCTTGGAAGTGGATTGGTTTCACACCCAATAACCATTTTAGTCGTCTTATCGCTCTTGAAGCCAATAAGGCCTGTCGTGCCAATGACATCAAAGAGGTCATCGTGACGGGTTGGGGGGACAATGGTGGGGAAACAGCTCAGTTTTCTATTCTCCCAAGCTTGCAAATCTGGGCAGAACTCAGCTACCGCAATGACCTAGACCGTTTGTCTGCTCATTTCCAGACCAATACAGGCCTATCAGTTGAGGATTTCATGCAGATTGACCTTGCTAACCTCTTGCCAGACCTACCAGGCAATCTCAGCGGGATCAATCCTAACCGCTATGTCTTTTATCAGGATATTCTCTGTCCGCTCCTTGACCGACACATGACACCTGAACAGGACAAACCGCACTTCGCTCAGGCAGCTGAGATTCTTGCTGACATTAAAGAAAAAGCTGGTAACTATGCCTACCTCTTTGAAACGCAGACCCAGTTGAACCAGATTTTAAGTAGCAAAGTGGACGTGGGACGACGCATTCGTCAGGCTTACCAAGAAGGTGATAAAGAAAGCCTGCAAGAAATCGCCAGACAAGAATTACCAAAACTCAGAAGCCGAATTGAAGACTTCCATGCTCTCTTTAGCCACCAATGGATGAGAGAAAACAAGGTCTTTGGCTTGGATACAGTTGATATCCGTATGGGCGGACTCTTGCAACGCATCAAACGAGCAGAAAGCCGCATCGAGGCTTATCTAGCTGGTCAGCTTGACCGCATCGACGAGCTGGAAGTAGAAATTCTGCCATTTACAGACTTCTACGCAGATAAGGACTTCGCAGCCACAACAGCCAACCAGTGGCATACTATTGCGACAGCTTCAACCATCTACACGACCTAA
- a CDS encoding ROK family protein, producing the protein MTIATIDIGGTGIKFASLTPDGKILDKTSIPTPENLEDLLAWLDQRLSEEDYSGIAMSVPGAVNQETGVIDGFSAVPYIHGFSWYEALSSYQIPVHLENDANCVGLSELLAHPELENAACVVIGTGIGGAMIINGRLHRGRHGLGGEFGYMTTLAPAEKLNNWSQLASTGNMVRYVIEKSGQTDWDGRKIYQEAAAGNTLCQEAIERMNRNLAQGLLNIQYLIDPDVISLGGSISQNPDFIQGIKKAVDAFVETYEEYTVAPVIQACTYHADANLYGALVNWLQEENQW; encoded by the coding sequence ATGACTATTGCAACGATTGATATCGGAGGGACTGGGATTAAGTTTGCCAGTCTGACTCCTGATGGGAAAATACTAGATAAGACAAGTATCCCAACACCAGAAAACTTGGAAGATTTACTAGCTTGGCTAGACCAACGCTTGTCAGAAGAGGATTATAGCGGGATTGCTATGAGCGTTCCAGGTGCGGTCAATCAAGAGACAGGTGTGATTGATGGCTTCAGTGCGGTGCCCTACATTCACGGATTTTCTTGGTATGAGGCGCTTAGCTCTTATCAGATTCCTGTCCATCTGGAAAATGATGCCAACTGCGTTGGACTCAGTGAATTACTGGCCCATCCAGAACTTGAAAATGCAGCCTGTGTCGTGATTGGGACAGGGATTGGCGGAGCCATGATTATCAATGGTAGACTTCATCGAGGTCGCCACGGCCTGGGTGGAGAATTTGGCTACATGACCACCCTTGCCCCTGCTGAAAAGCTCAACAACTGGTCGCAACTAGCGTCAACTGGAAATATGGTACGCTACGTGATTGAAAAATCTGGTCAGACTGATTGGGACGGTCGCAAGATTTACCAAGAGGCCGCAGCAGGAAATACCCTTTGCCAAGAAGCCATTGAGCGCATGAACCGTAATCTGGCTCAAGGCTTGCTCAATATCCAATATCTTATCGATCCAGATGTCATTAGTCTGGGAGGCTCTATCAGTCAAAATCCAGATTTCATCCAAGGCATCAAAAAAGCTGTTGATGCTTTTGTCGAAACCTACGAAGAATACACGGTCGCACCAGTTATCCAAGCTTGTACCTATCATGCAGATGCCAATCTCTATGGTGCCCTTGTCAACTGGTTGCAGGAGGAAAACCAATGGTAA
- a CDS encoding alpha-mannosidase — protein sequence MENVVVHIISHSHWDREWYLPFESHRMQLVELFDNLFDLFENDPEFKSFHLDGQTIVLDDYLQIRPENRDKVQRYIDEGKLKIGPFYILQDDYLISSEANVRNTLIGQQEAAKWGKSTQIGYFPDTFGNMGQAPQILQKSGIHVAAFGRGVKPIGFDNQVLEDEQFTSQFSEMYWQGADGSRVLGILFANWYSNGNEIPVDKDEALTFWKQKLSDVRAYASTNQWLMMNGCDHQPVQKNLSEAIRVANELFPDMTFVHSSFDEYVQAVEGALPEQLSTVTGELTSQETDGWYTLANTSSSRIYLKQAFQENSNLLEQVVEPLTIITGGHNHKDQLTYAWKTLLQNAPHDSICGCSVDEVHREMETRFAKVHQVGNFVKSNLLNEWKGKIATAKAQSDCLFTVINTGLHDKVDTVSTVIDVATCEFKELHPTEGYKKMVALTLPSYRVEDLDGRPVEAKIEDLGANFEYDLPKDKFRQARIARQVRVTIPVHLAPLSWTTFQLLEGEQEHREGIYQNGMIDTPFVTVSVDDNITVYDKTTHEAYEDFIRFEDRGDIGNEYIYFQPKGTEPIYAELKGYEVLENTARYAKILLKHELTVPVSADEKLEEEQKGIIEFMKREAGRSEELTSIPLETELTVFVDNPQIRFKTRFTNTAKDHRIRLLVKTHNTRPSNDSESIYEVVTRPNKPAASWENPENPQHQQAFVSLYDDEKGVTVSNKGLNEYEILGDDTIAVTILRASGELGDWGYFPTPEAQCLREFEVEFALECHQAQERFSAYRRAKALQTPFTSLQLARQEGSVAATGSLLSHSVLSIPQICPTAFKVAENEEGYVLRYYNMCSENVRVPESQHLFLDLLERPYPVHRDLILPQEIRTEFIKKKEFNFKK from the coding sequence ATGGAAAATGTTGTCGTACATATTATCTCACATAGTCACTGGGACCGTGAGTGGTACTTGCCTTTTGAAAGCCACCGTATGCAGTTGGTGGAATTGTTTGACAATCTCTTTGATCTCTTTGAAAATGACCCTGAGTTCAAGAGTTTCCACTTGGATGGACAAACTATTGTCCTTGACGACTACTTGCAAATTCGCCCTGAAAATCGTGACAAAGTTCAACGCTACATTGACGAAGGAAAATTGAAAATTGGTCCCTTTTACATTTTGCAGGATGATTACTTGATTTCAAGTGAAGCCAATGTCCGCAATACTCTTATTGGTCAGCAAGAAGCTGCCAAATGGGGCAAATCTACTCAAATTGGTTACTTCCCAGATACCTTTGGAAATATGGGACAAGCGCCTCAAATTCTTCAAAAATCAGGCATTCACGTGGCAGCCTTTGGTCGTGGTGTGAAGCCGATTGGATTTGATAACCAAGTCCTTGAAGATGAGCAGTTTACATCCCAGTTTTCAGAAATGTACTGGCAGGGTGCGGATGGTAGTCGTGTTTTGGGTATTCTCTTTGCCAACTGGTATAGTAACGGGAATGAAATCCCAGTTGACAAAGATGAGGCCTTGACCTTCTGGAAACAAAAATTGTCAGATGTGCGTGCCTATGCTTCGACCAACCAATGGTTGATGATGAATGGCTGTGACCATCAGCCTGTTCAGAAAAATCTAAGCGAAGCCATTCGTGTGGCAAATGAACTCTTCCCAGATATGACCTTTGTTCATAGTTCTTTTGATGAATATGTTCAAGCTGTGGAAGGTGCCCTTCCTGAGCAATTATCAACAGTTACAGGTGAGTTGACCAGTCAGGAAACAGATGGCTGGTACACACTTGCCAACACTTCTTCATCTCGTATTTATCTCAAACAAGCCTTCCAAGAAAATAGCAACCTCCTAGAGCAAGTTGTAGAACCCTTGACGATTATCACTGGGGGGCACAACCACAAGGATCAGTTGACCTATGCTTGGAAAACACTCTTGCAGAACGCGCCGCATGATAGCATCTGTGGCTGTAGCGTGGACGAAGTTCACCGTGAGATGGAGACACGTTTTGCTAAGGTCCATCAAGTAGGAAACTTTGTTAAGAGTAATCTTCTGAATGAGTGGAAGGGAAAAATCGCTACAGCTAAGGCTCAAAGTGACTGTCTCTTTACTGTCATTAACACAGGTTTGCATGATAAGGTCGATACTGTCAGCACAGTAATTGATGTTGCGACTTGTGAATTCAAGGAATTGCACCCAACAGAAGGCTACAAGAAGATGGTTGCTCTTACCTTGCCAAGTTACCGTGTGGAGGACTTGGATGGGCGTCCTGTAGAGGCTAAAATCGAAGACCTTGGGGCTAATTTTGAGTATGATTTACCAAAAGACAAGTTCCGCCAAGCTCGTATCGCTCGCCAAGTGCGCGTGACCATTCCAGTTCACCTAGCACCACTTTCTTGGACAACCTTCCAATTGCTGGAAGGAGAGCAAGAACACCGTGAGGGTATTTACCAAAACGGAATGATTGATACGCCATTTGTAACGGTGAGTGTGGATGACAACATCACAGTCTATGATAAGACAACTCATGAAGCCTATGAAGATTTTATCCGCTTCGAAGACCGTGGTGACATCGGAAACGAGTATATCTATTTCCAACCAAAAGGCACAGAGCCAATCTATGCAGAGCTTAAGGGCTACGAGGTCTTGGAAAACACAGCTCGCTACGCTAAGATTTTGCTCAAACATGAATTGACAGTGCCTGTCAGTGCAGATGAAAAGCTAGAAGAAGAGCAAAAAGGCATCATCGAGTTTATGAAGCGTGAAGCTGGACGTTCAGAAGAGTTGACAAGCATTCCTCTGGAAACTGAGTTGACTGTCTTTGTTGATAATCCACAAATCCGATTTAAGACTCGCTTTACTAACACTGCCAAAGACCACCGTATCCGTCTCTTGGTCAAGACTCATAATACTCGTCCAAGCAATGATTCTGAAAGCATCTATGAGGTGGTGACACGACCAAACAAACCAGCAGCTTCATGGGAAAATCCTGAAAATCCTCAACACCAACAAGCCTTTGTTAGTCTGTATGACGATGAAAAAGGTGTGACTGTATCCAACAAGGGATTGAATGAATACGAAATCCTTGGAGACGACACTATTGCAGTGACTATTTTGCGTGCGTCAGGTGAGTTAGGTGACTGGGGTTACTTCCCAACACCAGAAGCACAATGCTTGCGTGAGTTTGAAGTCGAGTTTGCGCTTGAATGCCACCAAGCTCAAGAACGCTTCTCAGCCTATCGTCGTGCTAAAGCTTTGCAGACACCGTTTACCAGCCTTCAGCTTGCTAGACAGGAAGGAAGCGTGGCTGCGACTGGTAGCCTCTTGAGCCATTCCGTTCTCAGCATACCGCAAATCTGTCCAACAGCCTTTAAGGTAGCTGAAAATGAAGAAGGCTATGTCCTTCGTTACTACAATATGTGTAGTGAAAATGTGCGTGTACCGGAAAGTCAACATCTCTTCCTGGACCTACTGGAACGACCATACCCAGTTCATAGAGACCTCATTTTACCACAAGAGATTCGTACAGAATTCATCAAAAAGAAGGAATTTAATTTCAAAAAGTAA
- a CDS encoding glycoside hydrolase family 125 protein, with protein MIYSKEIVREWLDEVAERAKDHPEWVDVFERCYTDTLDNTVEILEDGSTFVLTGDIPAMWLRDSTAQLRPYLQVAKRDALLRQTIAGLVKRQMTLVLKDPYANSFNIEENWKGHHETDHTDLNGWIWERKYEVDSLCYPLQLAYLLWKETGETSQFDETFVAATKEILHLWTVEQDHKNSPYRFVRDTDRKEDTLVNDGFGPDFAVTGMTWSAFRPSDDCCQYSYLIPSNMFAVVVLGYVQEIFAALNLADSQSVITDAKRLQAEIKEGIENYAYTTNSKGEKIYAFEVDGLGNASIMDDPNVPSLLAAPYLGYCSVDDEVYQATRRTILSPENPYFYQGEYASGLGSSHTFYRYIWPIALSIQGLTATDKAEKKFLLDQLVACDGGTGVMHESFHVDDPTLYSREWFSWANMMFCELVLDYLDIR; from the coding sequence ATGATTTATTCAAAAGAAATTGTTAGAGAATGGCTAGATGAAGTGGCAGAGCGGGCTAAGGACCATCCAGAGTGGGTGGATGTTTTCGAGCGTTGCTACACAGACACCTTGGACAATACGGTTGAAATCCTAGAAGATGGTTCAACCTTTGTGCTCACAGGAGATATTCCTGCTATGTGGCTTCGAGATTCGACAGCCCAACTCAGACCCTACCTGCAGGTGGCTAAAAGAGATGCCCTCCTGCGCCAGACCATTGCAGGTTTGGTCAAACGTCAGATGACCTTGGTGCTCAAGGATCCTTATGCCAACTCCTTCAACATTGAGGAAAACTGGAAGGGGCATCACGAGACCGACCACACCGACCTTAACGGCTGGATTTGGGAACGCAAGTACGAGGTAGACTCGCTTTGCTATCCTTTGCAGTTGGCTTATCTCCTCTGGAAAGAGACTGGCGAGACTAGCCAGTTTGATGAGACTTTTGTCGCAGCGACTAAGGAAATTCTCCATCTTTGGACAGTGGAACAAGACCACAAGAACTCTCCTTATCGTTTTGTCCGAGATACGGACCGTAAGGAAGACACCTTGGTAAATGATGGCTTTGGACCTGATTTTGCAGTGACAGGTATGACTTGGTCAGCCTTTCGTCCGAGTGATGATTGCTGTCAGTATAGTTACTTGATTCCGTCCAATATGTTTGCTGTAGTAGTTTTGGGTTATGTGCAAGAGATCTTCGCAGCATTAAATCTAGCTGATAGCCAGAGTGTTATCACAGACGCTAAGCGTCTTCAGGCTGAAATCAAAGAAGGAATCGAAAACTATGCTTACACCACCAACAGCAAGGGCGAAAAGATTTATGCCTTTGAAGTAGACGGTTTGGGAAATGCCAGCATCATGGATGATCCAAACGTACCAAGTCTGCTGGCTGCACCTTATCTGGGTTACTGTTCGGTCGATGATGAAGTTTATCAAGCAACTCGTCGTACCATTCTGAGCCCTGAAAATCCATACTTCTACCAAGGAGAATACGCTAGCGGTCTCGGAAGTTCTCATACCTTCTATCGCTACATCTGGCCCATTGCCCTATCTATCCAAGGCTTGACAGCTACAGATAAAGCTGAGAAAAAATTCTTGCTGGATCAGCTGGTTGCTTGCGATGGTGGTACAGGTGTCATGCACGAAAGCTTCCACGTGGATGACCCAACTCTTTATTCTCGTGAATGGTTCTCTTGGGCCAACATGATGTTCTGTGAATTGGTCTTGGATTACTTGGATATCCGCTAA
- a CDS encoding GH92 family glycosyl hydrolase: MKPLLETIDTRFGTASKHAFSWGNTLPYTGVPFGMNYFVPQTSDQDGSWFFDPHLPIFQGIRLTHQPSPWIGDYSWLLLTPVTGQLGGDSLFHRQSSYDMDKASFQPHYLKIFSLRYQIESQLTPTRYGASIRLEQKQGKALSLYLHAADELTIEQVDKRNLALRQEGKTETNKNPLTMFTALQMNTDILAISQEGGDWRIDLASSHAEIQLATSFISPSQALLNLPQEDFDSCKSNAQADWENLLHRFDVIETGEADRTFFDHCLYRLFLFPQTFYEVDESGQAIHKDLATGTVKPGVLFSNNGFWDTFRTTFPLFALIIPEHYHRFLEGFLNNYRDTGFLPKWLAPDERGMMPGTLLDGIIADSACKDMAPDLEEELLQAMLETASKSDPLGINGRHGLAQYQELGYLSTDHHESVSHTLDYAYSDFCIANCAEKLGKIEIAETYKAASQNYRHLFDAKTGYMRARDSQGNFRPDFSPYSWGRDYAECSAIQATLGVLHDIPDLIQLMGGKEAFSNYLLKTCQEAPLFETTGYGYEIHEMSEMATAPFGQLAISNQPSFHIPYLFRYSNYPDYTALLIKTLRQKAFHPSWEAYPGDEDNGSLSAWYIWSALGFYPTCPGKPNYDLGIPLFDHLRVYLAKEDKWLDIHAEQNHSHFNFVKKCRLDKTLVSTIQHQNLLKAEQLTFTLSWLPSH; the protein is encoded by the coding sequence ATGAAACCACTACTTGAAACCATCGATACCCGATTTGGAACTGCCAGCAAGCATGCCTTTTCTTGGGGAAATACCCTGCCATACACAGGCGTTCCTTTTGGGATGAATTACTTTGTACCCCAGACCAGTGACCAGGATGGATCTTGGTTTTTTGATCCACATCTGCCTATCTTTCAGGGGATTCGTTTAACCCACCAGCCCAGCCCTTGGATTGGCGACTACTCTTGGCTCCTCCTGACACCTGTCACAGGCCAGCTAGGTGGAGACAGCCTCTTTCACCGTCAGTCTTCCTATGATATGGATAAAGCCTCTTTCCAACCTCATTATCTGAAAATTTTCTCCCTGCGCTATCAGATTGAAAGCCAGCTCACACCGACTCGCTACGGTGCTTCTATTCGTTTGGAACAAAAGCAAGGCAAAGCCCTCTCCCTCTATCTTCACGCGGCAGATGAACTGACAATAGAGCAAGTAGATAAGAGAAATCTTGCCCTGCGACAAGAAGGAAAAACTGAGACCAACAAAAATCCACTAACTATGTTCACTGCTCTGCAAATGAATACGGATATTCTTGCTATCAGCCAAGAAGGTGGAGACTGGCGAATCGACTTAGCAAGTAGCCATGCTGAAATTCAGCTAGCGACTTCTTTCATCTCTCCTTCTCAAGCACTGCTTAATCTACCTCAAGAAGATTTTGATAGCTGTAAATCGAATGCACAAGCGGACTGGGAAAATCTCCTCCATCGTTTTGATGTTATAGAGACAGGAGAGGCTGACCGGACCTTCTTTGATCACTGCCTTTACAGACTCTTCCTCTTCCCACAGACTTTTTATGAGGTTGATGAATCAGGGCAAGCCATCCACAAAGATCTGGCTACTGGAACTGTCAAGCCTGGTGTCCTCTTCAGCAACAATGGTTTCTGGGATACCTTCCGTACCACCTTCCCCCTCTTTGCCCTTATCATACCTGAACACTATCACCGCTTTTTAGAAGGTTTCCTCAATAACTACCGCGATACTGGTTTTCTTCCAAAATGGCTGGCTCCAGATGAACGGGGTATGATGCCAGGTACACTTTTAGACGGTATTATCGCCGATAGCGCCTGCAAGGACATGGCCCCCGACCTAGAAGAAGAACTCCTCCAAGCCATGCTTGAAACAGCCAGCAAGTCCGACCCTCTCGGTATCAATGGTCGTCACGGACTAGCCCAATACCAAGAACTAGGCTACCTCTCTACCGACCACCACGAAAGCGTCAGCCACACCCTAGACTATGCCTATAGTGACTTTTGTATCGCTAACTGTGCTGAAAAACTAGGGAAAATAGAAATCGCTGAAACCTACAAGGCCGCATCACAAAATTACCGCCATCTATTTGACGCTAAGACAGGTTATATGCGAGCGCGTGATAGTCAAGGCAACTTCCGTCCTGACTTCTCTCCTTATAGTTGGGGACGCGACTATGCCGAATGCTCTGCCATCCAAGCAACTTTAGGCGTCCTCCACGACATTCCAGACTTAATCCAGCTTATGGGTGGAAAAGAAGCCTTTAGCAACTATCTTTTGAAGACCTGTCAGGAGGCCCCCCTCTTTGAGACAACAGGTTATGGTTACGAGATTCACGAAATGAGCGAGATGGCTACTGCTCCTTTTGGACAACTCGCCATTTCCAACCAGCCAAGCTTCCACATTCCTTATCTCTTCCGCTACAGCAACTACCCTGACTACACTGCCCTTCTCATCAAGACTCTCCGTCAGAAGGCCTTTCACCCAAGTTGGGAAGCCTATCCTGGCGATGAAGACAATGGCAGTCTCTCAGCCTGGTACATCTGGTCAGCTCTCGGATTTTATCCGACCTGTCCAGGCAAACCAAACTATGACCTCGGAATTCCTCTCTTTGACCATCTCCGAGTCTATCTTGCCAAAGAAGATAAATGGCTAGATATTCATGCTGAGCAAAACCACAGCCATTTCAACTTTGTAAAAAAATGCCGACTGGATAAAACACTCGTATCAACTATTCAACACCAAAACCTCTTAAAAGCTGAACAACTAACCTTCACCCTCAGCTGGTTACCAAGTCACTAG
- a CDS encoding alpha-L-fucosidase: MVREIKPHGPLPSQAQLAYLEDELAAFIHFGPNTFYDQEWGTGQEDSERFNPIRLDAREWVRVLKETSFKKLILVVKHHDGFVLYPTVHTDYSVKSSPWRNGEGDLLLEVSQAATEFDMDMGVYLSPWDAHSPLYHVEREADYNAYYLAQLKEILSNPAYGNEGKFAEVWMDGARGEGAQKVNYEFEKWFETIHELQGDCLIFSTEGTSIRWIGNERGYAGDPLWQKVNPDKLGTEAALDYLQHGDSSGTIFSIGEADVSIRPGWFYHEEQDPKSLEELVEIYFHSVGRGTPLLLNIPPNQDGLFDEKDIKRLYEFTAYRNELYKEDLALGAKVSGPALSADFACHHLTDGLESSSWASDAGLPIQLELDLGSPKTFDVIELREDLKLGQRIAAFHVQVEVDGVWQEFGTGFTVGYKRLLRGSLVEAQKVCVMITESQDLPVLTKISLYKTPSLLQKEVVQGLAFAEKSLAVTKGETLHFRIERSESNTPLEAKISIQPGTGVHGVAYQDEIQVLQFQAGECKKDLHLPTLHFAADKTLDFYLTLTVDGQLVDQLQVQVS, translated from the coding sequence ATGGTAAGAGAAATAAAACCGCATGGCCCCTTGCCTAGTCAGGCCCAGCTAGCGTATTTAGAGGATGAACTAGCAGCCTTTATTCATTTTGGTCCCAATACCTTTTATGATCAGGAATGGGGGACAGGTCAGGAGGATTCTGAACGCTTTAATCCGATAAGGTTAGATGCGCGTGAGTGGGTTCGTGTGCTCAAGGAAACGAGCTTCAAAAAGTTGATTTTGGTGGTCAAGCACCACGATGGCTTTGTCCTTTATCCGACAGTTCACACGGATTATTCGGTCAAGTCCAGTCCTTGGAGGAATGGAGAGGGGGATTTGCTCCTTGAAGTATCCCAAGCTGCCACAGAGTTTGATATGGATATGGGGGTCTACCTATCGCCTTGGGATGCTCACAGTCCTCTCTATCATGTGGAGCGAGAAGCGGACTATAATGCTTATTATCTGGCACAGTTGAAGGAAATCTTATCAAATCCCGCCTATGGAAATGAAGGGAAATTTGCTGAGGTTTGGATGGATGGTGCCAGAGGAGAGGGCGCTCAAAAGGTCAATTATGAATTTGAAAAATGGTTTGAAACCATTCATGAACTGCAGGGAGATTGCTTAATTTTTTCAACAGAAGGCACCAGTATACGCTGGATTGGCAATGAACGAGGGTATGCAGGTGATCCCCTATGGCAAAAGGTGAATCCTGACAAGCTAGGAACAGAAGCAGCGCTGGATTATCTTCAGCATGGAGATTCTTCAGGCACTATTTTTTCAATCGGTGAGGCAGATGTCTCTATTCGGCCGGGCTGGTTTTACCATGAAGAGCAGGATCCTAAGTCTCTTGAGGAGTTGGTCGAAATCTATTTTCACTCAGTGGGGAGAGGAACCCCGCTCCTACTTAATATTCCGCCGAATCAAGATGGTCTCTTTGATGAGAAGGATATCAAACGGCTCTATGAATTTACGGCCTATCGCAATGAGCTCTATAAAGAGGATTTGGCTCTGGGAGCTAAGGTATCTGGTCCTGCTCTTTCCGCAGACTTTGCCTGTCACCATCTGACAGATGGCCTTGAAAGTAGCTCTTGGGCAAGCGATGCGGGCTTGCCCATCCAGCTAGAACTCGACTTAGGGTCACCTAAAACTTTTGATGTAATTGAGTTAAGAGAAGATTTGAAGCTAGGGCAACGAATCGCTGCTTTTCATGTGCAAGTAGAGGTGGATGGTGTCTGGCAAGAATTTGGTACAGGCTTTACAGTTGGTTATAAGCGCCTCTTGCGAGGTTCGCTAGTAGAGGCACAGAAGGTGTGCGTGATGATTACAGAGTCACAGGATTTACCTGTATTGACCAAGATTTCCCTTTATAAAACTCCTAGCTTATTACAAAAAGAAGTTGTTCAGGGACTAGCATTTGCAGAAAAAAGTCTAGCTGTGACAAAGGGAGAGACTCTTCATTTTAGGATTGAACGTAGCGAAAGTAATACTCCTTTAGAGGCTAAGATTTCGATTCAACCGGGGACAGGTGTCCATGGTGTCGCCTATCAGGACGAAATTCAAGTCCTTCAATTCCAAGCTGGGGAATGCAAAAAAGATTTGCATCTACCAACCCTGCACTTTGCTGCTGACAAGACTTTGGATTTCTATCTGACTCTGACTGTTGATGGACAACTTGTTGATCAACTTCAAGTACAAGTTTCATAA